In one window of Candidatus Zymogenaceae bacterium DNA:
- a CDS encoding PAS domain S-box protein, whose product MDDKTKTPQITQDVVRALIEESGDGIAVIQDQKIVFSNRNVQERLGYTKDELESMFIHEIIHPEDIERVANYYIRLRENRGPVYTVDFRAICKDGSLIFTEANTSIIKWDGDIAGLCIFRDVAKRKHLEETLLSEMQRRSDILDSLSERLIYTDTNMCISWANKAAADSVSLSQSDLVGNYCYEIFRAKSRVCDECPGIETLRTGRYAEADISYPDKTIWVVRTYPNIKKENKLVGLTIKSMDVTKIREWETENGKRKKTPRTGTGKGKEKPFLNAPADPQYMYPFSLRFEVKRDKIALILRWDENDVEHDLALISRSEMNTVRLLYLAARMKTDGSGWVEKGDIKAGRMDYNLYELRKAIVRCQIPWLDDLSARMMIRSSGVGNKAIRLAIAPERIDISGEVRSFRSKKYDQVDKLTLMISEIREEISKNGKNEYLDRELEIQERNLENTRKSIQTIEFLIEEAFILLGGAKKI is encoded by the coding sequence ATGGATGACAAGACAAAGACTCCCCAGATTACTCAAGACGTGGTTCGCGCCCTTATAGAGGAATCGGGCGATGGTATCGCGGTTATACAGGATCAGAAGATTGTTTTCAGCAACCGCAATGTTCAGGAACGTCTGGGATATACCAAAGATGAGCTGGAAAGCATGTTCATCCATGAAATTATTCACCCGGAGGATATCGAGAGGGTGGCGAACTATTATATCCGATTGCGCGAGAACAGGGGGCCGGTCTATACCGTTGATTTCAGGGCGATCTGTAAAGACGGTTCTCTCATATTTACCGAAGCCAATACTTCGATCATCAAGTGGGATGGAGACATCGCCGGCCTGTGCATTTTTCGGGACGTAGCCAAACGGAAACACCTGGAGGAAACACTCCTTTCCGAAATGCAGCGTCGTTCGGATATACTTGACAGCCTGTCCGAGCGGTTGATCTATACCGATACGAACATGTGCATCTCATGGGCGAATAAGGCGGCGGCGGATTCCGTTTCCCTTTCACAGAGTGACCTGGTGGGAAACTACTGCTACGAAATATTCAGGGCTAAAAGCAGGGTGTGTGATGAGTGCCCCGGCATCGAAACCCTCAGGACCGGGCGCTACGCGGAAGCCGATATTTCATACCCGGACAAGACCATATGGGTAGTTCGCACGTATCCGAATATAAAAAAAGAAAACAAACTCGTCGGCTTGACTATCAAATCGATGGACGTGACCAAGATCAGGGAGTGGGAGACGGAAAACGGAAAACGGAAAAAAACGCCACGAACCGGAACCGGAAAGGGAAAAGAAAAACCGTTTCTGAATGCTCCCGCCGACCCCCAGTACATGTACCCGTTTTCCCTGCGGTTCGAAGTGAAACGGGATAAAATCGCCCTGATCCTCAGGTGGGACGAAAACGATGTAGAACATGATCTTGCCCTGATTTCCCGTTCGGAGATGAACACGGTCAGGCTTTTGTACCTTGCCGCACGAATGAAGACCGATGGAAGCGGCTGGGTGGAGAAGGGGGATATCAAAGCGGGCAGGATGGACTATAACCTGTATGAACTGAGAAAGGCCATTGTGCGGTGCCAGATACCGTGGCTTGATGATCTATCGGCCCGGATGATGATCAGGAGCAGCGGTGTGGGCAACAAAGCGATCAGGCTGGCAATTGCCCCGGAGCGGATTGATATCTCCGGCGAGGTCCGAAGTTTTCGCTCAAAAAAATATGATCAGGTAGATAAGCTCACCCTTATGATTAGTGAGATTCGTGAAGAGATCAGTAAAAACGGTAAAAACGAGTATCTGGACAGAGAACTGGAGATACAGGAAAGGAACCTTGAAAATACCAGAAAGAGCATCCAAACCATCGAGTTTTTGATTGAAGAGGCATTCATCCTCCTTGGAGGCGCTAAAAAAATTTAA
- a CDS encoding DUF378 domain-containing protein: protein MRQLNPIDWLALLLSVIGGLNWGVYGVSGLNLVETFSGEMWWLPRVIFFFFGLAAIWMIRLSISLRKKPIKKPALNPGQP from the coding sequence ATGAGACAGCTTAACCCGATAGACTGGTTGGCTCTGCTACTGTCCGTGATCGGCGGTCTGAACTGGGGCGTTTATGGTGTATCCGGTCTCAATCTCGTCGAAACGTTCAGCGGTGAAATGTGGTGGCTCCCCAGGGTTATCTTCTTTTTCTTCGGCCTTGCCGCCATATGGATGATCAGGCTTTCGATCAGCCTCAGGAAAAAACCGATCAAAAAACCGGCGCTCAACCCCGGGCAACCGTGA
- a CDS encoding aspartate aminotransferase family protein has product MDSALIPENLVKDELVEHAAKYVCPNRVETFRMLGSVPVMARREGNYFWDLDGRKLFDVHINGGTYNLGHRNPEILAALTEGAGLYDIGNHHFPSIPRTRLAEVLTSIVPGNMQYVVFTTCGAEAIDVTIRTARKRTGRRKIIAFKEAYHGHGGLGLQAGGYADLASYFLSDGPKGEFMLVPFDDIDVMEEALAAGDAAAVLAEMIPATSGFMMPSDGYYPQVKELCEKNGTLFIADEVQTGLGRTGRMWACEGYGVSPDMLVTGKGLSGGVYPIAAAVLSEDVAGWLFEDGWGYSSTFGGAELGCVVALKVLEIVGRPGTLENVREVSAFLAGELEAIRKRHPFLVEVRQNGLVIGLRFDDPYGGVMMAACTYETGLWAFPAGFNRSVLQFKPNLLVTKDDCREALGLLEDSLKLCEKRMLNQ; this is encoded by the coding sequence ATGGACAGCGCCCTGATACCGGAAAATCTCGTCAAGGACGAGCTTGTGGAGCACGCCGCGAAGTACGTCTGCCCCAACCGGGTGGAGACCTTCAGGATGCTCGGGTCTGTGCCGGTGATGGCCCGGCGGGAGGGGAATTATTTCTGGGACCTGGACGGCAGAAAGCTCTTCGACGTCCACATCAACGGCGGCACCTACAACCTGGGTCACCGCAACCCGGAGATTCTTGCCGCCCTCACCGAGGGCGCCGGCCTCTACGACATCGGGAACCACCATTTCCCCAGCATCCCCCGCACCCGGCTGGCCGAGGTCCTCACCTCCATCGTGCCGGGAAACATGCAGTACGTCGTCTTTACCACCTGCGGTGCCGAGGCCATAGACGTCACCATCCGTACCGCCCGCAAACGTACCGGCCGCCGAAAGATCATCGCCTTCAAGGAGGCGTATCACGGCCACGGCGGCCTGGGCCTTCAGGCCGGGGGATACGCGGACCTGGCGAGCTATTTTCTCTCCGACGGGCCCAAGGGGGAATTCATGCTGGTCCCCTTCGACGACATAGACGTGATGGAGGAGGCGCTGGCGGCCGGGGATGCGGCGGCGGTGCTGGCGGAGATGATTCCCGCAACCAGCGGGTTCATGATGCCGTCCGACGGCTATTACCCGCAGGTGAAGGAGTTGTGTGAAAAGAACGGGACGCTCTTCATCGCGGACGAGGTGCAGACCGGCCTGGGACGCACAGGGCGCATGTGGGCGTGTGAGGGTTACGGCGTGTCACCCGACATGCTGGTGACCGGAAAGGGACTTTCCGGCGGGGTATATCCCATCGCCGCGGCGGTATTGAGTGAAGACGTGGCGGGCTGGCTTTTCGAGGACGGCTGGGGCTATTCCTCCACCTTCGGCGGCGCGGAGCTGGGGTGCGTGGTGGCCCTGAAGGTGCTGGAGATTGTGGGACGGCCGGGGACCCTGGAAAACGTCCGGGAAGTCTCCGCGTTTCTCGCGGGCGAATTGGAGGCGATACGAAAGCGCCATCCCTTCCTCGTCGAGGTGCGCCAGAACGGTCTGGTCATCGGCCTCAGGTTCGACGACCCCTACGGCGGCGTCATGATGGCCGCCTGTACCTATGAAACCGGCCTGTGGGCGTTTCCCGCCGGATTCAATCGCTCGGTCCTCCAATTCAAGCCGAATCTCCTGGTGACGAAGGACGACTGCCGGGAGGCCCTGGGGCTTCTGGAGGATTCCCTGAAGCTGTGCGAAAAGAGAATGCTCAATCAATAG